One genomic window of Nitrosomonas sp. Is35 includes the following:
- a CDS encoding response regulator transcription factor, protein MTKPISILLIDDHPVVRTGYRRLLESTPDICVVGEADDGESGYQYYLEYQPDVTILDLNMPGIGGLETIRRIKARDPAAHVLVFSMLNNVTMAQRSLKAGATGFLSKQSGIGEMVQAVRQVNAGKIYIESELAATLALNATRKDTCENPLDMLTKREFQIFKLIAEGNSSTQIAEKLAISPKTVGVHHVNLMRKLQLQNTTQLIRLAINNNVIQT, encoded by the coding sequence ATGACGAAACCAATCTCTATCCTGTTGATTGATGATCATCCCGTAGTGCGTACCGGTTATCGCCGGTTGCTGGAGAGCACACCCGATATCTGCGTTGTCGGGGAAGCCGACGATGGCGAGTCCGGTTACCAATACTACTTGGAATATCAACCGGATGTGACGATTCTGGATCTGAACATGCCGGGCATCGGCGGACTCGAAACCATCCGGCGCATCAAAGCCAGAGATCCCGCGGCACACGTCCTGGTATTCAGCATGCTGAATAATGTCACGATGGCGCAACGATCATTAAAAGCCGGAGCCACCGGATTTCTCAGCAAACAAAGCGGCATTGGAGAAATGGTTCAGGCGGTGCGGCAAGTCAATGCGGGAAAAATTTATATCGAATCGGAGTTAGCCGCAACACTGGCACTCAACGCAACACGCAAGGATACCTGCGAAAACCCTTTGGATATGCTCACCAAGCGAGAATTTCAAATATTCAAACTGATCGCGGAAGGAAACTCCAGCACGCAAATCGCGGAAAAACTCGCCATCAGCCCGAAAACCGTCGGTGTTCATCATGTCAACCTGATGCGAAAGTTACAATTGCAGAACACCACACAGCTTATTCGTCTGGCGATTAACAATAACGTCATTCAGACATAA
- a CDS encoding class I fructose-bisphosphate aldolase, which translates to MTNISAVLGSESELLLNHVCHTIPKQSLQLPGADFVDRVMALSNRKPSVLRNLQALYNQGRLAGTGYLSLLPVDQGVEHSAGASFAPNPMFFDPKSIVDLALEGGCNGVASTLGVLGSVARRYAHKIPMILKINHNELLTYPNKYDQTLFASVNQAFDMGACAVGATVFFGSDESRRQIQEVSAAFEHAHNLGMVTILWAYTRNAAFKTTEKDYHVSADLTGQANHLAVTIGADIVKQKMATNNGGYNAIKFGKTHPKVYSELTTEHPIDLVRYQVANCYMGRIGMINSGGESGSDDLQQAIRTAVINKRAGGMGLISGRKAFQKPFAEGVKLLHAIQDVYLSNEVNIA; encoded by the coding sequence ATGACCAATATTTCCGCTGTTCTGGGTAGTGAAAGCGAGCTGCTGCTCAATCATGTCTGCCATACCATACCGAAGCAAAGCCTGCAGCTGCCCGGTGCTGATTTTGTCGATCGCGTCATGGCATTGAGCAACCGCAAACCCAGCGTATTGCGCAATCTGCAAGCGCTTTATAATCAAGGGCGTTTAGCGGGTACCGGTTATTTGTCATTGCTTCCGGTAGACCAGGGTGTTGAGCACTCGGCCGGTGCGTCATTTGCTCCCAATCCCATGTTTTTTGATCCCAAGAGCATTGTCGATTTGGCGCTTGAAGGCGGATGCAATGGTGTCGCATCCACATTGGGCGTGCTGGGTAGTGTAGCGCGGCGCTATGCGCACAAAATTCCGATGATTCTTAAAATCAATCACAATGAACTGCTGACTTATCCCAATAAATACGATCAAACACTTTTTGCCAGCGTCAATCAGGCATTTGATATGGGCGCGTGTGCGGTGGGTGCGACTGTTTTTTTTGGTTCGGACGAGTCCCGCCGTCAGATCCAAGAAGTTTCAGCAGCGTTTGAACATGCGCATAACTTGGGCATGGTCACCATTTTGTGGGCTTATACCCGTAACGCCGCGTTTAAAACCACCGAAAAGGATTATCACGTCAGCGCTGATCTGACCGGTCAAGCCAATCATCTGGCGGTAACCATCGGTGCCGACATCGTTAAGCAAAAAATGGCGACCAACAATGGCGGATACAACGCGATTAAATTCGGCAAAACGCACCCTAAGGTATACAGTGAACTGACAACGGAACACCCGATCGATCTGGTGCGGTATCAAGTGGCCAATTGCTACATGGGACGGATCGGCATGATCAATTCCGGCGGCGAATCCGGCAGCGATGATTTACAGCAGGCGATCCGTACCGCGGTCATCAACAAACGGGCAGGCGGGATGGGGTTAATCTCCGGGCGTAAGGCATTTCAAAAACCTTTTGCAGAAGGCGTCAAACTGCTGCACGCCATTCAGGATGTGTATTTATCCAACGAAGTCAATATCGCTTAG
- a CDS encoding HAMP domain-containing sensor histidine kinase, which yields MATTEFSWDKSNSQNILLEIKGDKLKLSDDVLISNIRWFITFRWALIVTLVFFEILMLSASNVLTQFGISEQQKWPVAIIIVLVVANIAYIFALDRFKPGKYNSPSINLWVQIIVDLICLSVVVHYIGSTTTPISFFYVLHIALACIFFSTRESLYVTILVCLMDTIVIIVDNFLITQTQTPLSTLVNNHLLSENARKDGAMLWMFFLDILFFIVWYVVSRLSLIVRAHERHLLDAYRQINQAQVEKDQYAVLMTHQLKSPLDAIRSKINLIKGGYCGDASDGVNEALDKIDSRAQSMSSLILDLLRLERLKDTCLNTAVFETIDIQTTLQKCIEKLTLVANAKHIAFNLSIENFYCKVIPDQLEILLENIITNAITYSHDNTAVEITSAINQRDRSASITITDHGIGIENKDLPNIFNEYFYSPRAALHNKATSGIGLSIVRIAAENNKLKIKVTSEPGAGTSFTVLFNDIELPDDDH from the coding sequence ATGGCGACAACTGAATTTTCCTGGGATAAATCCAATAGTCAAAATATTCTGCTTGAAATAAAAGGCGACAAACTTAAGCTCAGCGATGATGTATTAATCAGTAATATTCGCTGGTTTATTACTTTCCGCTGGGCATTAATTGTCACTTTGGTTTTCTTCGAAATCCTGATGCTATCGGCGTCGAATGTATTGACGCAATTTGGAATCAGCGAGCAGCAAAAATGGCCGGTCGCCATCATCATCGTACTGGTTGTCGCTAATATTGCTTACATCTTTGCATTAGACCGTTTCAAACCGGGTAAATATAACTCCCCCTCGATCAATCTATGGGTACAGATCATTGTCGATTTGATCTGTTTGTCTGTTGTTGTACATTATATTGGCAGCACGACTACACCCATTTCATTTTTCTATGTGCTGCATATTGCGCTTGCCTGCATCTTTTTTTCTACCCGCGAAAGCTTGTATGTCACCATTTTAGTGTGTCTCATGGATACGATAGTTATCATTGTTGATAACTTCCTGATCACGCAAACGCAAACGCCACTGTCAACATTGGTCAACAATCATCTGCTGTCGGAAAATGCGCGTAAAGATGGGGCAATGTTATGGATGTTTTTTCTCGATATCTTATTTTTTATCGTTTGGTATGTAGTGTCGAGACTTTCCCTGATCGTCCGGGCGCATGAGCGCCACCTGCTGGATGCTTATAGGCAAATCAATCAGGCGCAAGTCGAAAAAGATCAATACGCCGTGCTGATGACGCATCAGCTCAAATCGCCGTTGGATGCCATCCGCAGCAAAATCAATTTGATTAAAGGGGGTTATTGCGGAGATGCTTCAGACGGCGTAAATGAAGCATTGGACAAGATTGATAGCCGCGCACAAAGTATGTCGAGCTTGATTCTCGACTTGCTCAGACTCGAGCGCTTGAAAGATACCTGTCTTAATACCGCAGTGTTCGAGACAATCGACATTCAAACCACACTGCAAAAATGTATTGAGAAATTAACGCTCGTTGCCAATGCCAAACATATCGCATTCAATTTATCGATTGAAAATTTTTATTGCAAGGTTATCCCCGATCAACTGGAAATACTTCTGGAAAATATTATTACCAATGCGATCACCTATTCGCATGATAATACAGCGGTAGAAATTACATCCGCCATCAATCAGCGGGACCGAAGTGCTAGTATCACCATTACTGATCACGGTATAGGCATAGAGAATAAAGACTTACCGAATATATTCAACGAATATTTTTATTCGCCCAGGGCGGCACTGCATAACAAGGCAACCAGCGGAATTGGCTTGTCCATCGTAAGAATCGCGGCAGAAAATAATAAATTAAAAATCAAAGTGACCAGTGAACCAGGCGCGGGTACTTCGTTCACCGTACTGTTTAACGATATCGAATTGCCCGATGACGATCACTAG
- a CDS encoding ATP-binding protein — MTQSEEQRRKDDDIKFSKTELLSELQTSHFELELQYRELKETQQQLSESHSRFEDLYEYAPVGYLTLDKTGHILSLNLRGAKLLNNDREALIGKSFMECFFDINKQIFTDYLQKVFVTSGKTTVDLKIKNADEHLNYLRLQSTVMCDNSTCLMIMSDISQLKKTINLNRNLLNENRRLMKELFQVQEKERRSLARELHDELGQWLTVIRIENEVILNNAPADSVSSASARAIRDCTQKMNEVIHEMLHKLRPVLLDTLGLVDALLELKRQWSTHHPQIILEFKLSGELDKLHESINIAIFRIIQEGLNNIYNHSEATWAQISFSRESSLECMEDCLLLTIEDNGKGYNINQQFRGLGLLGMRERVIAMGGTLSVRSACNEGTEINIKLPIEHSNYDETNLYPVD; from the coding sequence ATGACGCAAAGTGAAGAGCAAAGAAGAAAAGATGACGATATAAAATTCAGCAAAACCGAGCTACTGAGCGAATTGCAAACGTCTCACTTTGAACTGGAGTTGCAGTACCGGGAACTTAAAGAAACACAGCAGCAATTGAGTGAATCTCACAGCCGCTTTGAAGATCTTTACGAATATGCACCAGTCGGCTACCTGACTTTAGACAAAACCGGGCACATTTTATCGCTTAATCTCAGGGGCGCGAAATTACTCAACAATGACCGCGAAGCGCTGATCGGCAAATCTTTCATGGAGTGCTTTTTTGATATCAACAAGCAAATTTTTACCGATTATTTGCAAAAAGTTTTCGTTACCTCAGGAAAAACCACAGTTGATCTAAAAATCAAGAACGCAGATGAGCATCTAAACTATCTCAGGCTGCAAAGCACAGTGATGTGTGATAACAGCACTTGCCTCATGATCATGTCCGATATCAGTCAGCTTAAGAAAACCATCAATCTTAATCGCAACCTATTAAATGAAAACAGACGGTTAATGAAAGAATTGTTTCAAGTGCAAGAAAAAGAACGGCGTTCACTCGCGCGTGAATTGCACGATGAGTTAGGGCAATGGCTTACGGTGATTCGCATCGAGAATGAAGTCATTCTGAATAACGCTCCGGCCGATTCGGTAAGTTCTGCCAGTGCGCGCGCAATCCGCGACTGTACTCAGAAAATGAATGAAGTAATCCATGAAATGCTGCATAAATTGCGGCCCGTGTTGCTGGATACGCTGGGATTGGTCGATGCTTTATTGGAACTGAAACGGCAATGGAGCACGCACCATCCGCAGATCATTCTTGAATTCAAATTGAGCGGTGAACTGGATAAATTGCACGAATCGATCAATATCGCCATCTTCCGTATCATCCAAGAAGGTTTGAACAATATCTACAACCACTCCGAAGCCACCTGGGCACAAATAAGCTTCAGCCGTGAAAGCAGTTTAGAGTGCATGGAAGATTGTTTGCTGCTCACCATCGAAGACAACGGCAAGGGATATAATATCAATCAACAATTTCGCGGATTAGGATTACTCGGTATGCGTGAGCGCGTCATTGCCATGGGTGGCACATTGTCGGTGCGCAGCGCATGCAATGAAGGCACGGAAATCAATATTAAACTGCCAATTGAACACTCAAATTATGACGAAACCAATCTCTATCCTGTTGATTGA
- a CDS encoding carbamoyltransferase HypF, whose protein sequence is MIGLARNAFAQQQASLRNISIPRLANPRGTTIPLAISGPSVLACGAWLKNTICVTQGHRAHISPLIGDLATVEARQQLNRTVQRLCQDYSIQPEIVTHDLHPDFYSTQFAQTYAEQRRIPALAVQHHHAHIAAICAEHQLIQPVLGLALDGVGLGTDNTPWGGELLLVDGARFDRLGHLTTLALPGGDRAAQEPWRMAAAALFRLNRGAEITSRFPDQPAAATVAAMLAQNLNCPHTSSMGRLFDAAAGLLDVNAIQSNEAQAAIQLQQLAEQHGETGALMDGYRISADNQLDFSSLLSALIDCRDAGHDAAYGAALFHATLVAGLAAWIVQAAEQHHISQIALGGGCFHNAILRHGLIHHLIASPLQIFIAQQMLPDDSAVALGQAWVALQHNRL, encoded by the coding sequence TTGATTGGATTAGCGCGGAATGCCTTCGCGCAGCAGCAAGCGAGTCTCCGCAACATATCGATTCCGCGCTTGGCTAATCCACGCGGTACCACTATCCCGCTGGCCATCAGCGGTCCTTCCGTTCTAGCTTGCGGCGCCTGGCTGAAAAATACCATTTGTGTAACGCAAGGCCATCGTGCACATATCTCTCCGTTGATTGGCGACTTGGCAACAGTAGAAGCTCGTCAGCAACTAAATCGAACCGTGCAGCGTCTATGCCAGGATTATTCCATTCAGCCGGAAATCGTCACGCACGACCTGCATCCGGATTTTTACAGCACGCAATTTGCGCAAACATACGCTGAACAGCGGCGTATTCCTGCATTGGCCGTACAGCATCATCATGCCCACATCGCTGCCATTTGCGCCGAACACCAATTGATTCAGCCGGTATTAGGCTTGGCGCTGGATGGTGTCGGTCTGGGAACGGACAACACACCTTGGGGCGGTGAGTTGCTATTGGTCGATGGCGCTCGTTTTGACCGGCTCGGTCACCTGACAACCTTGGCATTGCCAGGCGGTGACCGCGCCGCACAAGAGCCGTGGCGCATGGCTGCAGCAGCGTTATTCCGCTTAAATCGCGGCGCTGAAATTACCTCGCGTTTTCCAGATCAACCGGCGGCGGCGACGGTTGCCGCGATGCTGGCACAAAATTTGAATTGTCCCCATACATCCAGCATGGGGCGCTTGTTCGACGCAGCGGCCGGATTGCTGGACGTCAATGCGATTCAATCGAATGAAGCACAAGCCGCCATACAATTGCAGCAACTCGCCGAACAACATGGAGAAACTGGTGCGCTGATGGACGGTTATCGCATCAGCGCTGACAACCAACTGGATTTCTCGTCCTTACTGTCGGCACTGATCGATTGCCGTGATGCCGGACATGATGCCGCCTACGGCGCCGCGCTATTTCATGCCACACTGGTTGCCGGATTGGCGGCGTGGATTGTACAGGCGGCCGAACAACATCATATTTCACAGATAGCGCTGGGTGGCGGGTGTTTTCATAACGCGATATTGCGGCATGGCTTGATCCATCACTTGATTGCATCGCCGCTCCAAATCTTCATCGCACAGCAGATGTTGCCGGATGACAGCGCAGTTGCATTAGGCCAGGCATGGGTGGCATTGCAGCACAACCGGTTATAA
- a CDS encoding response regulator: MAPRIAHVDDDSDIREAVERILCKNGYEVSSYLSMQDFIDSLEDESKRPDLAILDVMVESMDSGLTTYAKIHKRFPQIQTIFLTSLGDMIRPYFEDGSHEWVCIMEKPVEPVSLLATINDRLKHTGEAA; this comes from the coding sequence ATGGCACCACGAATAGCACATGTTGACGATGATTCCGATATCCGCGAAGCGGTTGAACGGATTCTTTGCAAGAATGGATATGAAGTTAGCAGTTATCTGTCCATGCAAGATTTTATCGATTCACTGGAAGATGAAAGCAAACGCCCTGATCTGGCAATTCTTGATGTAATGGTCGAATCCATGGATTCCGGTTTGACTACCTATGCAAAGATTCACAAACGCTTTCCACAAATACAAACCATTTTTCTCACCTCCTTGGGCGATATGATCAGACCTTATTTTGAGGATGGCTCGCATGAATGGGTGTGTATCATGGAAAAACCCGTCGAACCGGTAAGCTTATTGGCAACGATCAATGATCGATTAAAGCATACGGGAGAGGCTGCCTAG
- a CDS encoding tetratricopeptide repeat protein — protein sequence MNVLAVLFLAATVALLAGCDGEPKSDKSEAGSISAPLNEITKLGEIPSIMSEGLTEEEKAELRDQIMPGGVGDVKAAEEKFKALMADARAGDPAAQNSLGVMYYTGEAVSKTLSGQVLNNDPELAAGWFFRAAEQGYADAQFNLGLMYANGEGVPQDMEQAAELFKSAAEQGHVDAQNNLGAMYFTGEGVDRDEKKAVEWFKKAAAQGNEDAQANLDAIKASGK from the coding sequence ATGAATGTTTTGGCAGTTTTATTTCTTGCTGCGACGGTTGCATTGCTTGCTGGTTGCGATGGTGAACCGAAAAGTGATAAATCAGAAGCAGGCTCAATATCCGCGCCGCTGAATGAGATCACCAAATTGGGTGAGATTCCGTCCATCATGAGCGAAGGGCTGACAGAGGAAGAGAAAGCTGAGTTAAGAGATCAGATTATGCCCGGCGGTGTCGGTGACGTTAAAGCCGCCGAAGAGAAATTTAAAGCATTAATGGCCGATGCCAGAGCAGGCGACCCGGCTGCGCAAAACAGCTTGGGTGTCATGTACTACACCGGGGAAGCAGTATCCAAGACCTTATCCGGCCAAGTGTTGAATAATGATCCGGAATTGGCTGCCGGCTGGTTCTTCCGCGCTGCCGAACAAGGTTATGCCGATGCGCAGTTTAATTTAGGATTGATGTACGCAAACGGTGAAGGTGTGCCGCAAGATATGGAACAGGCGGCGGAACTGTTCAAGAGTGCAGCCGAACAAGGTCATGTCGATGCGCAGAATAACCTGGGAGCCATGTATTTCACCGGAGAAGGCGTAGACAGGGATGAGAAAAAAGCGGTCGAGTGGTTTAAAAAGGCGGCCGCACAAGGAAATGAAGATGCGCAAGCTAATCTCGATGCGATTAAAGCATCCGGAAAATAA
- a CDS encoding DNA internalization-related competence protein ComEC/Rec2 has product MSVRLNILAFVLGVGLLQQQADLPALDWAWGFIPILAVSGLLARYSSDASITLREILLCLFFLGIGFFWAAALAQWRLSDILPPSWERKDIQITGVVASVQHSNERGIRFRFDVEQVITPGAVVPQHLLLSWFKERQTGTYRLERPNLHAGERWRITVRLKQPHGSINPHGFDYEVWALERNIRASGYVRPSVDNELLQPMVSTPKYWVEHIREDIQQRFAANLPGHAYAGVLQALAMGDQHAIPRDQWQIFTRTGTNHLMAISGLHITMISSMMFALVFWSWRWSAYLTLRLPARRAAVVAGLVVALAYAVLSGFAIPAQRTLYMLAVVAIAVWRGQQSSATTVLAWALFWVVLLDPWAVMAPGFWLSFGAIGLIMLITVGRIGKVHWFTDWLRVQWAITLGLIPLLLIFFQQVPMVSPLANAIAIPLISLVVVPLTLLAVIPLFDFILPVAHEVLSFVMTILHALSDFPQAVWQQHTPPLWTILAAVCGILWMLLPGSLASGFFAGFPARWLGAMALLPMFWVLPAQPKSGELWLTILDAGQGLAVVARTAHHTVLFDTGPGFGDTDSGSRIVVPYLRGEGIRKLDAMIVSHADTDHSGGALSVMDEIPVELLLSSLNDQHPIRRTAKHHDQCHAGQSWHWDGVHFELLHPLPQDYANSQRKTNSNSCVLKITSLHGSVLLPADIEGKDELALLSRASEKLPATVLIAPHHGSLSSSTMNFVRQVSPAVTVFTVGYLNRYGHPREEVMARYLNLNSRLLRSDRDGAILLRFASNGWSVESWRQSNRRYWYHSTIE; this is encoded by the coding sequence TTGTCAGTACGATTAAACATTCTGGCTTTTGTTTTGGGGGTTGGTTTGCTGCAGCAGCAAGCTGACTTGCCCGCACTCGATTGGGCTTGGGGTTTCATCCCGATCCTGGCCGTCAGCGGATTGCTTGCGCGTTATTCATCGGACGCATCGATTACGCTACGCGAAATCTTACTGTGTCTGTTTTTCCTGGGGATCGGGTTTTTCTGGGCTGCGGCTTTGGCACAGTGGCGTTTGTCCGATATCTTGCCGCCAAGCTGGGAGCGGAAGGATATACAAATAACCGGCGTAGTGGCGAGTGTGCAGCACAGCAATGAACGTGGTATCCGCTTCCGTTTTGATGTAGAGCAGGTGATTACACCCGGTGCGGTTGTGCCTCAACATCTTCTATTATCCTGGTTCAAAGAGCGGCAAACAGGAACGTACCGTTTGGAGCGGCCAAACCTGCACGCGGGGGAACGCTGGCGTATTACCGTGCGGCTCAAGCAGCCGCATGGCAGCATAAATCCACATGGCTTTGATTATGAAGTGTGGGCGTTGGAGCGTAATATTCGTGCAAGCGGATACGTGCGCCCATCGGTTGATAATGAACTTCTGCAACCAATGGTTTCAACGCCCAAATACTGGGTTGAGCATATCCGTGAGGATATTCAGCAGCGTTTTGCCGCCAATTTACCCGGCCATGCGTATGCGGGTGTATTGCAAGCCTTGGCTATGGGCGATCAACACGCTATCCCGCGCGATCAATGGCAAATTTTCACCCGAACCGGCACCAATCATTTGATGGCCATTTCCGGGCTGCACATCACGATGATTTCCAGCATGATGTTTGCGCTGGTTTTCTGGTCATGGCGCTGGTCGGCTTATCTGACGTTACGTTTACCGGCACGCCGCGCTGCTGTCGTTGCTGGGCTGGTTGTGGCATTGGCTTATGCGGTTCTGTCCGGTTTTGCAATTCCGGCGCAGCGGACACTCTATATGCTGGCCGTTGTGGCAATTGCAGTATGGCGAGGGCAGCAATCTTCCGCAACAACGGTGCTGGCTTGGGCGCTGTTTTGGGTGGTTCTGCTCGATCCCTGGGCCGTCATGGCGCCCGGATTCTGGTTGTCGTTCGGTGCCATCGGACTCATTATGCTGATAACGGTAGGGCGGATTGGCAAAGTTCACTGGTTTACCGATTGGTTGCGGGTTCAGTGGGCGATCACCCTGGGGTTAATTCCGCTGTTACTGATTTTCTTCCAGCAGGTACCGATGGTATCGCCGCTTGCTAATGCTATTGCCATTCCGTTGATAAGTCTTGTGGTCGTGCCGCTGACTCTGTTGGCAGTGATACCGCTGTTTGACTTTATTTTGCCGGTGGCACACGAAGTTTTAAGCTTCGTTATGACGATATTGCACGCGCTGAGTGATTTTCCACAGGCCGTATGGCAGCAGCATACGCCGCCGCTGTGGACAATCTTGGCAGCCGTTTGCGGAATTTTGTGGATGCTGTTGCCCGGAAGTTTGGCAAGCGGATTCTTTGCAGGTTTCCCAGCACGCTGGCTCGGAGCGATGGCGTTATTGCCGATGTTTTGGGTATTGCCTGCGCAACCCAAAAGCGGTGAGTTATGGCTGACGATCCTGGATGCCGGTCAGGGATTGGCCGTTGTCGCGCGTACAGCGCATCATACGGTGTTGTTTGATACTGGGCCTGGCTTTGGCGATACCGATAGCGGCAGCCGTATTGTCGTACCATACTTGCGTGGTGAGGGCATACGGAAACTGGATGCCATGATCGTATCGCATGCGGATACAGACCATAGCGGTGGCGCTTTGTCGGTAATGGACGAAATACCGGTTGAATTGTTGTTGTCTTCTTTGAACGATCAGCATCCCATACGGCGCACTGCAAAGCATCACGATCAATGCCATGCCGGACAGTCATGGCATTGGGATGGCGTGCATTTTGAGTTGTTGCACCCATTACCGCAGGATTATGCAAATTCACAACGCAAAACCAATTCAAACAGTTGCGTGCTAAAGATCACATCGCTGCATGGCAGCGTATTACTACCAGCGGATATTGAAGGTAAAGATGAATTAGCGTTGCTTAGCCGCGCCAGTGAGAAGCTTCCGGCAACCGTGCTGATCGCGCCACATCACGGCAGCCTGTCATCGTCAACAATGAATTTTGTGCGGCAGGTGAGTCCGGCAGTGACAGTCTTTACGGTCGGTTACCTTAATCGCTATGGCCATCCGCGCGAAGAAGTAATGGCACGGTATCTCAACTTGAACAGCCGCTTGCTGCGCAGTGACAGAGATGGCGCGATCTTGCTGCGTTTTGCCAGTAATGGCTGGTCGGTTGAGAGTTGGAGACAATCAAACCGGCGCTACTGGTATCACAGCACAATCGAATAG
- a CDS encoding IS5 family transposase (programmed frameshift), with protein MEITETQYQQIEHCLPRQRGNVSHSNLQVLNAILYVAEHGCKWRGLPKRFGNWHTIYTRMNRWAKSGVLSHVFGQLQHQQIIRIRIETVSLDSTSIKVHPDGTGAFKKNGPQSIGKSRGGWTTKIHLVAADSRTTIGFALSPGHAHDAPEGRQLLLSLGPVNTPTYLLMDRAYEGDQTRQLALDLGYIPVVPPKANRLSPWEYNRAMYKKRNEIERLFRRLKGFRRIFSRFDKLDVVFISFIHFALIVEAIRLC; from the exons ATGGAAATCACCGAAACTCAATATCAACAGATCGAGCACTGCCTGCCGCGTCAGCGTGGCAACGTCAGCCATTCCAATCTGCAAGTTCTCAATGCCATTCTTTACGTTGCCGAGCATGGCTGCAAGTGGCGAGGACTGCCCAAGCGATTCGGCAACTGGCATACCATCTATACCCGCATGAATCGCTGGGCAAAGAGTGGTGTACTGAGCCATGTATTTGGGCAACTTCAGCATCAGCAAATCATCCGTATCCGTATTGAAACTGTTTCGCTGGACAGCACCAGCATCAAAGTCCATCCCGACGGTACGGGTGCGT TTAAAAAAAACGGCCCCCAATCCATCGGAAAATCTCGAGGTGGATGGACCACCAAAATTCATCTGGTTGCCGCAGATTCCAGAACAACCATAGGCTTTGCCCTCTCGCCCGGTCACGCCCACGATGCGCCAGAGGGCAGGCAGCTTTTGCTTTCCCTCGGTCCCGTCAATACGCCCACCTACCTGCTGATGGATCGTGCTTATGAGGGCGACCAAACCCGGCAACTGGCACTAGATTTGGGTTACATCCCGGTTGTTCCGCCCAAAGCAAATCGCTTGTCACCCTGGGAATACAACCGTGCCATGTACAAAAAACGCAACGAGATCGAACGATTGTTCAGAAGGCTCAAGGGATTTCGCCGCATCTTCTCCAGGTTCGATAAGCTCGATGTCGTCTTCATCTCCTTTATCCACTTCGCTCTCATCGTCGAAGCAATCAGATTGTGTTAA
- a CDS encoding Hsp33 family molecular chaperone HslO, translating into MSNNYVQRFLLENLDIRGAIVHLDSVWQALLTGRNYPQPVTQLVGEMSAVTLLLGENLKQAGRLTIQLNGNGPVSMLVIDCTDTLHIRGMAKHAENIAAQPVSELLGDGQLLITLDMPSMRECYQSIVPLDGNNIAEIFEHYFRQSEQLPSRLFLITTDTAIFGLLLQKLPNADLQDPDGWARAEALAATVHDHALFDLTVEEILTRLFYQETIRIFDAQTIQYGCREDSAKIYAMLHSLGREEVDSILKEFGEVVVNDDICNREYRLDALAVDTIFREAGPTVH; encoded by the coding sequence ATGAGCAACAACTATGTACAACGCTTTCTTCTGGAAAATCTGGACATCCGCGGTGCCATCGTACACCTCGACTCGGTTTGGCAAGCCCTATTAACCGGGCGCAACTATCCACAACCGGTGACCCAGCTGGTAGGAGAGATGAGCGCCGTCACCCTGCTGCTGGGCGAAAATCTCAAGCAAGCCGGCCGGTTGACCATCCAATTGAATGGCAATGGTCCCGTTTCGATGTTGGTTATCGACTGCACCGATACTTTACATATTCGCGGCATGGCAAAACACGCAGAAAACATCGCAGCGCAGCCTGTGTCCGAACTGCTCGGTGATGGTCAATTGCTGATCACATTGGACATGCCGTCGATGCGCGAGTGTTATCAAAGCATCGTACCGCTCGACGGCAACAATATCGCCGAAATCTTTGAGCATTACTTCCGCCAATCCGAGCAACTGCCCTCGCGCTTATTTTTGATCACCACGGATACCGCCATTTTTGGCTTATTGCTGCAAAAACTGCCTAATGCCGATCTGCAAGACCCCGACGGCTGGGCGCGCGCCGAAGCACTGGCGGCGACAGTGCATGATCATGCACTATTCGACTTGACTGTGGAAGAAATACTGACCCGCCTGTTTTATCAAGAAACCATCCGCATTTTCGATGCACAAACCATCCAGTACGGCTGCCGCGAAGACTCTGCTAAGATTTACGCCATGCTACATTCGCTCGGCCGCGAGGAAGTCGATTCAATCCTGAAAGAATTCGGCGAAGTGGTTGTCAACGATGACATCTGCAATCGTGAGTACCGTCTGGATGCGCTGGCGGTTGATACCATATTCCGCGAGGCAGGGCCGACGGTTCATTGA